One genomic segment of Novisyntrophococcus fermenticellae includes these proteins:
- the ligA gene encoding NAD-dependent DNA ligase LigA, whose protein sequence is MNKTDRIKELTARLNEARKAYYAEDREILSDLEYDRLYDELEGLELETGVTLANSPTQEVGYEAVDELPKERHGTPMLSLDKTKDAEALRSFIGGQRVLLSWKMDGLTIVLTYRDGNLYKAVTRGNGVIGEVVTNNARVFQNLPLRIPYRGELVLRGEAVISYSDFEKINNEIENVDARYKNPRNLCSGSVRQLNNLITAGRHVKFFAFTLVQAEGVDFGNSRLVQMNWLKEQGFETVEERMVTAGTLDEAMEYFSSEIVKNDLPSDGLVAVYDDIAYGDSLGSTTKFPRNAYAFKWADEEKISTLLEIEWSPSRTGLINPVAIFAPVELEGTTVSRASVHNVSIMKELRLGIGDQVEVYKANMIIPQIARNLTKSGNIEIPRHCPACGEETKLSCMNDVETLLCINPECPAKQMKAFTLFASRDALNIEGLSEETLKKFMAHGMLRDFGDIFQLDRYQEEIKAMDGFGEKSWQKLWQGIQKARHTTLPRLIYGLGIPNIGVANARMICREFGENLDEIRTADIERLNLVDGIGLVIAQGFVDYFKNEDNRKNLDRLLEYLDFEETAISSAQMLSGMIFVITGSVEHFANRSELKNFIEAQGGKVTGSVTSRTNYLINNDTASNSSKNRKAKELNIPILSEEDFLKLTKVG, encoded by the coding sequence ATGAATAAGACGGATAGAATAAAAGAGCTGACAGCCAGACTGAATGAAGCCAGGAAGGCTTATTATGCCGAGGACAGAGAGATTCTAAGCGATCTGGAATATGACAGACTATACGATGAATTAGAGGGGCTGGAACTGGAGACAGGAGTGACTCTGGCCAATTCTCCGACACAGGAAGTGGGATACGAGGCGGTGGACGAGCTGCCCAAGGAAAGGCATGGAACGCCCATGCTTTCCCTGGATAAGACGAAAGATGCCGAAGCTCTGAGGTCGTTTATCGGCGGACAAAGGGTATTGCTTTCCTGGAAGATGGATGGACTTACCATAGTCCTTACCTACAGGGATGGAAACCTGTACAAAGCAGTTACACGGGGCAATGGTGTAATCGGTGAAGTTGTCACCAATAACGCAAGAGTGTTCCAGAATCTTCCTCTGCGTATTCCTTATCGTGGGGAACTGGTCTTACGTGGTGAAGCAGTTATCAGCTATTCTGATTTTGAGAAAATCAATAACGAAATTGAAAATGTAGATGCAAGATATAAAAATCCCAGAAATCTTTGCAGTGGCTCTGTACGCCAGCTTAATAATCTGATTACAGCCGGACGCCATGTAAAGTTCTTTGCTTTTACGCTGGTTCAGGCAGAGGGTGTGGATTTTGGAAATTCCAGATTAGTACAGATGAACTGGCTGAAGGAACAGGGATTTGAAACAGTGGAAGAGCGTATGGTGACTGCTGGTACCCTGGATGAGGCCATGGAATACTTTTCTTCGGAAATTGTGAAAAATGATTTGCCTTCTGACGGACTTGTAGCAGTTTATGACGATATCGCATATGGGGACAGTCTTGGAAGTACGACAAAGTTTCCGAGAAATGCATATGCATTTAAATGGGCAGATGAGGAAAAAATATCGACATTGCTGGAAATTGAATGGAGTCCGTCCAGAACCGGCTTGATTAATCCGGTGGCTATCTTTGCACCCGTGGAGCTTGAGGGAACGACGGTATCCAGGGCAAGTGTTCATAATGTGAGTATCATGAAGGAACTAAGACTTGGGATAGGTGATCAGGTTGAGGTGTATAAGGCGAACATGATTATCCCTCAAATTGCACGTAATCTTACAAAAAGTGGTAATATAGAGATTCCCCGGCACTGCCCTGCCTGTGGTGAGGAAACAAAACTCTCCTGCATGAACGATGTGGAGACACTTCTTTGCATTAATCCGGAATGTCCTGCAAAACAGATGAAAGCATTTACACTTTTTGCCAGCAGAGATGCTTTGAATATTGAGGGACTGTCTGAGGAAACGCTGAAGAAGTTTATGGCACATGGAATGCTCCGTGATTTCGGAGATATCTTTCAGCTGGATCGCTATCAGGAGGAGATTAAGGCCATGGATGGCTTTGGAGAAAAATCCTGGCAGAAGCTGTGGCAGGGGATTCAAAAAGCCCGGCATACGACGCTTCCCCGTCTGATATATGGGCTGGGAATACCCAACATCGGTGTTGCCAATGCCAGGATGATCTGCCGGGAATTTGGAGAAAATCTGGATGAGATACGAACTGCAGATATTGAACGGTTGAATCTGGTGGATGGGATAGGACTGGTGATTGCCCAAGGATTTGTGGATTACTTTAAAAATGAGGATAACAGAAAGAATCTGGACCGCCTTTTAGAGTATCTGGATTTTGAAGAAACTGCTATTTCCTCAGCGCAAATGCTTTCGGGGATGATTTTCGTCATTACCGGGAGTGTGGAGCATTTTGCAAACCGAAGTGAACTGAAGAACTTTATTGAAGCACAAGGCGGAAAAGTTACAGGCAGTGTAACCTCCAGAACAAACTATCTGATTAACAATGATACAGCATCTAATTCTTCAAAAAATCGTAAGGCTAAGGAGTTAAACATTCCTATACTTTCCGAGGAGGATTTTCTTAAGCTGACAAAAGTAGGGTAA
- a CDS encoding pseudouridine synthase, which translates to MFRQIFCISSPYDFLAVYDMIRLNKFLSDSGVCSRREGDRLIDAGRVTVDGIAACTGMQISPDAQVFVDGIRVNKKSPRIYLAYHKPRGIVCTFEKKEKSNLLTAFSYPERVTYAGRLDKESEGLLILTNDGDMINRLMRARNYHEKEYVVEVDRKLNHKFLEAMSHGVYLSELNVKTRPCRVFQSGPEEFHIVLTQGLNRQIRRMCGELGYQVKRLRRIRIMNILLGNLKPGAWRELTREEQELLDKGLNSDR; encoded by the coding sequence TTGTTCAGGCAGATATTCTGCATCAGCAGCCCCTATGATTTTCTGGCGGTGTATGATATGATTCGATTGAATAAATTTTTAAGTGACAGTGGGGTTTGTTCCCGCAGGGAAGGTGACCGTCTGATAGACGCCGGAAGAGTTACGGTGGATGGAATAGCTGCCTGCACAGGGATGCAGATTTCCCCGGATGCACAGGTTTTCGTGGACGGGATACGGGTGAATAAAAAGTCACCCAGGATATATCTGGCTTATCATAAGCCAAGAGGGATTGTATGTACCTTTGAGAAAAAAGAAAAAAGCAATCTCCTGACGGCATTCTCATATCCGGAACGAGTAACCTATGCAGGCAGGCTGGATAAGGAGTCAGAGGGACTGCTTATCCTTACAAATGATGGAGACATGATTAACCGGTTGATGAGAGCAAGGAATTATCATGAAAAAGAATATGTAGTGGAAGTAGACCGCAAGCTTAATCATAAGTTTCTGGAAGCAATGTCCCATGGAGTCTATTTGTCAGAACTGAATGTTAAGACGAGACCATGCAGGGTGTTCCAAAGTGGGCCTGAAGAGTTTCATATTGTATTAACACAGGGGCTTAACCGGCAAATCCGGCGCATGTGTGGGGAGCTGGGATATCAGGTAAAGCGCTTAAGACGGATTCGGATCATGAATATTCTTCTTGGCAATCTGAAACCGGGGGCCTGGAGAGAACTGACCCGGGAAGAACAGGAGCTTCTGGACAAAGGATTAAATTCTGACCGATAA
- a CDS encoding histidine phosphatase family protein, protein MIGRIMSAFDKIGAEAEENGGGNILVVAHGMTINTLLKVLDPEYVTKPVPNAAVAKIIYADGQFTVETVNDESYIEKGSK, encoded by the coding sequence ATGATCGGACGTATTATGTCGGCATTTGATAAGATCGGCGCAGAAGCAGAGGAAAATGGCGGCGGAAATATCCTGGTAGTCGCACATGGAATGACCATTAATACATTACTTAAGGTGCTTGATCCGGAATATGTAACGAAGCCGGTGCCCAATGCTGCCGTGGCTAAGATTATTTATGCGGATGGACAATTTACAGTGGAGACTGTTAATGATGAAAGTTATATTGAGAAAGGTTCAAAATAA
- a CDS encoding DUF5688 family protein → MTYTEFQTALADEVQLIADEGMSVSIQQLPKNNGVIMNALCIRHEHDAMSPLIYLDSYYTRYTQGVPLPHLARYLLDQYRKDILRNADISIHAFQNFEAAQKNIYCRVVNYELNTGRLLEIPHKRFLDLAITYYYQVDDSVLKDATVMITNSHCSQWNLSPEALHETAWENTVHQLPPNLQSMEEALCELLGEEASEEGCILPPPDASPIPMYLLSNKNRCLGAICMLYPGALRETAAHLQSNLFILPSSIHECILIPESQALPKEELEEMVKNINATQLEPQEVLSNRVYYYSRCEDRIQLD, encoded by the coding sequence ATGACATACACAGAATTTCAGACTGCGCTGGCTGATGAGGTACAATTGATCGCCGATGAAGGGATGAGTGTCTCTATACAACAGCTGCCAAAAAATAATGGGGTAATTATGAACGCTTTATGTATCAGGCACGAACACGATGCAATGTCTCCGTTAATTTATCTCGACAGTTATTACACCCGCTACACCCAGGGAGTGCCGCTGCCCCATCTGGCCAGATATCTGCTCGATCAATACAGGAAAGATATTCTCCGGAATGCTGATATTTCCATACATGCATTCCAAAATTTTGAAGCTGCACAGAAAAACATTTATTGCCGGGTTGTAAATTACGAACTAAATACCGGACGCCTTTTGGAAATTCCTCACAAACGTTTTCTGGATCTTGCCATCACCTACTATTATCAGGTAGATGATTCAGTCCTCAAAGATGCCACCGTTATGATTACGAATTCACACTGTAGCCAGTGGAATCTTTCCCCCGAAGCCCTTCATGAAACAGCCTGGGAAAACACAGTTCATCAACTTCCTCCCAATCTCCAGAGCATGGAGGAGGCGCTATGTGAGCTTTTAGGGGAAGAAGCATCGGAGGAGGGCTGCATTCTCCCGCCTCCCGATGCCTCACCGATTCCCATGTATCTTCTTTCCAACAAAAACCGCTGCCTGGGTGCCATATGCATGTTGTATCCGGGCGCACTGCGCGAAACAGCCGCACATCTGCAGTCAAATCTCTTTATACTTCCCAGCAGTATACACGAATGTATTCTCATTCCGGAATCCCAGGCCTTACCCAAAGAAGAACTTGAAGAGATGGTGAAAAACATCAATGCAACACAGCTGGAACCACAAGAGGTTCTTTCTAACCGGGTGTATTATTATAGCCGCTGTGAGGATCGTATCCAGTTGGACTAA
- a CDS encoding glycoside hydrolase family 1 protein, producing MNLTVKKGFPENFLWGGATAANQIEGAYDADGKGMSTSDYAAYKDPYATGKVNNFTFNVASKELEEYKANPDQYLFPKRWGINFYERYKEDIALFAEMGFKVFRLSISWARIFPTGLEEKPNEAGLAFYDKVFDECAKYGMEPLVTMSHYEMPITLTEKYNGWISRELVPLFEKFAKVILERYKEKVKYWITFNEMNMNLNSLYTGAGVLEDLVDNKLQAAYQASHHQFLASALAVKAGRGICPEAKIGCMINQIESYARTTKPEDQLQALKSNQLNMFYPDVQVRGEYPSYMNRYFSDNGIVINTEAEDEAILKEGKVDFVAISYYMSHVTEARGDAMKLAGTFDSPIKNEYLPKSQWDWPIDPIGLRISLMKLYDRYGIPVFVCENGLGAHDEISEDGKIHDDYRIDYIRKHVIQMKEAIKDGVELMGYTTWGCIDLISCGTSQMSKRYGFIYVDQDDEGKGSQDRIRKDSFYWYKKVIHSNGEDL from the coding sequence ATGAATTTAACAGTAAAAAAAGGTTTTCCGGAGAACTTTCTATGGGGCGGTGCAACAGCAGCGAATCAGATAGAAGGTGCTTATGATGCAGATGGTAAAGGCATGTCAACATCAGATTATGCAGCTTATAAAGACCCTTATGCTACCGGCAAAGTTAATAATTTTACTTTTAATGTGGCTTCCAAAGAATTAGAAGAATATAAAGCAAATCCGGATCAATATCTTTTCCCAAAGAGATGGGGTATTAATTTCTATGAAAGATATAAAGAAGATATCGCTTTATTTGCAGAGATGGGCTTTAAGGTGTTCCGCCTGTCAATCTCCTGGGCAAGGATATTCCCGACCGGTCTGGAAGAGAAACCTAATGAAGCAGGATTGGCTTTCTACGACAAAGTATTTGATGAGTGTGCAAAGTATGGTATGGAGCCACTGGTAACCATGTCTCATTATGAGATGCCGATTACGCTCACAGAGAAATACAACGGTTGGATCAGCCGTGAACTGGTGCCTTTATTTGAGAAGTTTGCAAAGGTCATCCTGGAACGTTATAAAGAAAAGGTAAAATACTGGATCACATTTAACGAAATGAATATGAATCTGAATAGTCTTTATACGGGGGCAGGGGTACTTGAAGACCTGGTAGATAATAAATTACAGGCTGCTTATCAGGCTTCCCATCATCAGTTTCTGGCAAGCGCACTGGCAGTAAAGGCGGGAAGAGGAATTTGTCCTGAAGCTAAAATTGGCTGCATGATCAACCAGATTGAATCCTATGCCAGAACGACGAAACCAGAAGATCAGTTACAGGCATTAAAATCTAACCAGCTTAATATGTTTTACCCGGATGTTCAGGTACGGGGCGAATATCCTTCTTACATGAATCGCTATTTCAGTGATAACGGTATTGTTATTAATACAGAGGCGGAAGATGAGGCTATCTTAAAAGAAGGAAAAGTTGATTTTGTTGCTATCAGTTATTATATGTCGCATGTAACCGAAGCACGGGGAGATGCTATGAAACTGGCAGGAACCTTTGATAGCCCCATTAAGAATGAATACCTGCCAAAGTCACAGTGGGACTGGCCAATTGATCCGATCGGCCTTAGAATTTCTCTGATGAAGCTGTATGACCGTTATGGAATACCGGTGTTCGTGTGTGAAAATGGCCTGGGTGCGCATGATGAAATCAGTGAAGATGGAAAAATTCACGATGACTACAGGATTGATTATATTCGTAAGCATGTTATTCAGATGAAAGAAGCAATTAAGGATGGTGTAGAGCTGATGGGATACACGACCTGGGGCTGTATCGATCTTATCAGCTGCGGAACCTCACAGATGAGTAAGCGCTATGGATTTATCTATGTCGATCAGGATGATGAGGGCAAAGGAAGTCAGGATAGAATACGCAAAGACAGCTTTTACTGGTATAAAAAAGTAATCCATTCAAATGGTGAAGACCTGTAA
- a CDS encoding PTS sugar transporter subunit IIA — MVADTRHALGLISETDVDLLIHVGINTVAMQGDGFETFVKSGQRVHKGQKLMKFNLALIGEKGFCADTAVIVTNSNDFKDIFSDGGRIVRAAEDEIINIIQ; from the coding sequence ATGGTTGCAGACACCAGACATGCCCTGGGACTCATTTCAGAAACCGACGTGGATTTGCTGATTCATGTGGGAATCAATACAGTTGCCATGCAGGGGGATGGATTTGAAACATTTGTTAAAAGCGGTCAGCGTGTTCATAAAGGTCAGAAATTGATGAAATTTAATCTGGCATTAATCGGTGAAAAAGGATTCTGTGCTGACACTGCTGTAATTGTAACCAACAGTAATGATTTTAAAGATATTTTTTCTGACGGTGGCAGGATTGTAAGGGCTGCCGAAGATGAAATTATAAATATTATACAGTAA
- a CDS encoding PTS transporter subunit EIIC, which translates to MDNKKMAEEILKKIGGRPNITQAWHCFTRLRFNLADNSKADINQLKSINGVLNAQFQGDQLQVIVGNSAGSIYQELKELIGDTGSQTAAKKEKKQNPVNIVFDTISGIFNPMIAAITGAGLLKGILSLLMFLGVINDQSTEYLVLNMISDATFYFLPFLLAFSAARKFKTNEYVAVSLAGILMYPAFAGLVGTEESIRFFFLKIPVLDYSGSVLPIILGVLLLSFVYRFIDKYMPKMLRLIFTPLFSLIVVAPIVLFIVAPIGNYLGGYLAEFFKWLFDVAGPVAGLLMGGFMPFIVMAGMHYVLFPVAFDSIGRLGYDIMLLPMNLVNNMAQCAATLAVAIKTKDKELKSLAFSSALSAVFGITEPAMYGITLKLKKPLYAAMIGSGIGGAIFGFFTVKIFTFTIPGITSLPSYINSEYPSNLMFACIGVIVSMVVSFVLTMLIPFESDSDAAEKEIDSQNTEAKPVSRGKIAVLAPLSGKCIKLSEMKDDVFADEVLGKGVGTFLMRK; encoded by the coding sequence ATGGATAATAAGAAAATGGCAGAAGAAATTCTGAAAAAAATTGGTGGAAGACCCAATATTACCCAGGCATGGCATTGTTTTACCCGTCTGCGTTTTAACCTGGCGGATAATTCCAAGGCGGATATAAACCAATTAAAAAGTATCAATGGAGTTTTAAACGCACAGTTTCAAGGAGATCAGCTGCAGGTAATCGTCGGAAACAGTGCGGGCAGTATCTATCAGGAGCTGAAAGAATTGATTGGTGATACAGGCAGTCAGACAGCTGCAAAAAAAGAAAAAAAGCAGAATCCTGTGAATATTGTATTTGATACGATTTCGGGTATTTTCAATCCGATGATTGCTGCTATTACCGGTGCAGGATTATTAAAAGGTATTTTATCCCTGCTTATGTTTCTCGGTGTCATAAATGATCAGTCGACAGAATATCTGGTGTTGAACATGATATCGGATGCGACCTTTTATTTTCTGCCGTTTCTGCTAGCATTCTCGGCGGCCAGAAAGTTCAAAACAAATGAATATGTTGCTGTCAGTCTTGCCGGCATCCTAATGTATCCTGCATTTGCCGGCCTGGTCGGGACGGAAGAATCCATACGGTTTTTCTTTTTGAAAATACCGGTTCTTGACTACAGCGGTTCGGTGCTGCCGATTATTCTGGGTGTCCTGCTGCTTAGTTTTGTATACAGATTCATCGATAAATATATGCCTAAAATGCTGAGGTTAATCTTTACCCCATTGTTTTCGCTGATAGTAGTGGCACCGATTGTTCTGTTTATTGTAGCACCCATTGGCAATTATCTCGGCGGATATCTTGCAGAGTTCTTCAAATGGTTATTCGATGTTGCCGGTCCGGTTGCAGGATTGCTTATGGGCGGATTTATGCCATTTATAGTTATGGCCGGTATGCATTATGTGCTGTTTCCGGTTGCATTCGATTCCATCGGACGTCTGGGGTATGATATTATGCTCCTGCCGATGAATCTGGTCAATAATATGGCACAGTGTGCCGCCACCTTGGCGGTTGCGATTAAGACGAAAGACAAAGAATTAAAGTCGCTTGCATTTTCTTCAGCTCTTTCAGCAGTATTTGGGATTACCGAACCGGCTATGTACGGGATAACTTTAAAGCTTAAGAAACCTCTTTATGCGGCAATGATCGGCTCGGGTATCGGTGGTGCGATTTTCGGGTTTTTCACAGTAAAGATATTTACCTTTACCATACCGGGAATTACTTCACTGCCGTCTTATATCAACAGTGAATATCCATCGAACCTTATGTTCGCCTGCATAGGAGTGATTGTCAGCATGGTAGTTTCATTTGTGCTGACGATGCTGATTCCCTTTGAGTCAGACAGCGATGCAGCAGAAAAAGAAATTGACAGCCAAAATACAGAAGCAAAGCCGGTTTCAAGAGGTAAAATAGCTGTTTTGGCACCGTTATCCGGAAAATGCATTAAGCTCAGTGAGATGAAAGACGATGTTTTTGCAGACGAAGTTTTAGGTAAAGGTGTCGGCACATTCCTGATGAGGAAGTGA